Within Trichoderma atroviride chromosome 2, complete sequence, the genomic segment ATATTTGAATCAGAAACGATATGACTCCATGATTAGAAGCACGATACTCAAGCATGGAGTTCCCAGCCTAATCAGCCGAAAGCTAGAGGCGGATATTAACAACGGGGGCTGGGACACCTTGTAAGATGGAGAGAATACGATGCGAGTGGCTACTACGATGGACCCCTTGATGAAGAATGATGCTCCAATGGAAGGTTTTGTGGCAGAGCTTGAGCATATTGTGTTTTTGGCGTATTAAGATGGATTACTGCTGTTGCTTACCGCTTGTATGGATTGATAGACGGgaacctttttttgttttacaAGTTAGTCTATAGGGGAAACgcttctttattttttgttCCACTCGCTAAGTTTATATGAATGTCCGGCAGAGCAGTTGGGTTATTCGATGGTGAAAATCACAATGTTATCGTACAAGCAGATAGTTTCTAGTGAAAAATAGACGATATTTAAAAGAATGATGGTAATGTCGGAGAGTTACAGCTATTTTAGTTTACTCGTTCTACCGTTTTTATCGATACTGCTCATTCCTCAGAGCGCATGCCATTGTCTACGTACTGTATGAATTACAGTAATATGGTATATAAACACTGTATTATCCAACGAAATCGCCAGCCAATCGGGTCCATCGCCACTAAAGCAACGCGCCGCGAAAAGGCTCTACAAGGGAAAAAGGCCAGCCGCTGGTTGGTTCGCCCGCGAGGCTTCGCACCTCGATTGCGTTTCTGACAGCTTCAACTCTCTGTCTTGCTCTGTCTTGGCGTTTGAACGGCGACAACGCGCATtttccagcttctttttttactgcCAGTCCACAAAAGACCGCGGCGATCTTCCTAGAGAGCTCcagagaggcgagaggcgaAGATGCCTAGCCGGAGATCAGGTCGCGCGGCGGCCaaaaaggctgctgctgctcttggtaCGTTTTTTTTAGAGCCCTCTTGCGAGTCAGGTCCTGTTTGACGACTGCTCCTaccatgtcttttttttctacgtGCAATGAAGTGAATTGCGACTGAAGCTGTTTCTCTTGTCTAATtcactttcttctttctcttgtctgATTCACTGttctctttcccttcttcttctcttttacTGCAGCGCAGCTAGACTTTTTTCTTGCATTCATGGGTTCAAGGAGGAAAAACATGGGAGAACAACCGCCCATTCGACTGAAGCTAATTCGCAATTCTGCGCGTAAAGGGAGCACGCCCAAGGGCTATGCCGATCTCGAAGACGAGCCTATGCCAGATGTCCGCGCCAATGCTTCTGCAGACGAAAAGGACGAGGATGTCGAAGAGAacgaggcggcggaggaagAGTCGGGCGACGATGACGCAGAGGTTGCAGAcaaggacgacgagggcgacgatgacggTGAATCAGAAGCTTCTGCAAAGGAGCCAACGCCGCCTCCAGAGCCTGTGATCCGCCGGAAACGATTGGGACGCCCTCCCAAGAATCGACCACCCGACTGGGATAACATGGTGACTGTCACAAAGGAAGAGGCCGACACACCACGTCGCAGAGGTCGcggaggatggagaggacgAGGCGGGCGCAAGGGAGGCCCTGCGGCGCCAAAGGCCGAGCAAGTGATTGATGCTGAGGGCACGGTGGCCGACATTGTCGACGACGAATGCGTCCTCCCCGAGGATCCAGTGGGCGAGACCAAGGTTGATAAGCTGGGCAATCTGCTGGATGGACGAGACTACCGTTGCCGAACATTCAAGGTGCTCGGTCGAGGCAACCGGCTCTACATGTTGTCTACAGAGCCCGCGCGATGCGTCGGTTTCAGGGACAGctacctcttcttcaccaagcaCCGCAAGCTGTACAAGATCATcgtggacgacgacgagaagcGCGACATGATTGAGCGAGAGATTATCCCCCACTCGTACAAGGGCCGGTCAATAGGAATTGTCACGGCCCGGTCGGTATTCAGGGAATTCGGCGCCCGCATCGTCGTGGGTGGAAAGCGCATTGTCGACGACTATGCCGTCACCCTAGCTCGCGAGGAGGGTGCCGTCGAGGGCCAGCTCGCCGACCCAGAAGATCACTTTATACCGGGAGAGCCATACAACAAAAACCAATATGTTGCATGGCACGGAGCCAGTGCGGTGTATCACACCAATACGCCTTCTATACCGGTGCCTAGTGGCAAGGTTGAGTCGAAGAAGCGCAAGGTAAACGTCAATGACACAAACTGGATGCTGGAGCATGCACGAGAAGCAAGGTATGTGTGAATTGGTAAAATGACAGTTTTATTGGACAAGATTTTTTTCATCTGACAATGCTTCCAGTGCATTTAACGCGGGTATCAACGCTATTAGAAAGCTGAATAACACCGGCGTTTATGACATTCACACAAACACCATGCAATATCCAGCCTCCATGCAGCCAACAGTTGCGCGTATCGAGCAGATTTCGCCCCAAGACCAagcagccgccaaagccGATCCCGCGTTCCCCCCCTGTGCCCCTGAAGATGGCCAGAAACTTTGCAGTCATCGACACTTACTTTG encodes:
- a CDS encoding uncharacterized protein (BUSCO:EOG092D3MM0); the encoded protein is MPSRRSGRAAAKKAAAALGSTPKGYADLEDEPMPDVRANASADEKDEDVEENEAAEEESGDDDAEVADKDDEGDDDGESEASAKEPTPPPEPVIRRKRLGRPPKNRPPDWDNMVTVTKEEADTPRRRGRGGWRGRGGRKGGPAAPKAEQVIDAEGTVADIVDDECVLPEDPVGETKVDKLGNLLDGRDYRCRTFKVLGRGNRLYMLSTEPARCVGFRDSYLFFTKHRKLYKIIVDDDEKRDMIEREIIPHSYKGRSIGIVTARSVFREFGARIVVGGKRIVDDYAVTLAREEGAVEGQLADPEDHFIPGEPYNKNQYVAWHGASAVYHTNTPSIPVPSGKVESKKRKVNVNDTNWMLEHAREASAFNAGINAIRKLNNTGVYDIHTNTMQYPASMQPTVARIEQISPQDQAAAKADPAFPPCAPEDGQKLCSHRHLL
- a CDS encoding uncharacterized protein (BUSCO:EOG092D3MM0) — its product is MGSRRKNMGEQPPIRLKLIRNSARKGSTPKGYADLEDEPMPDVRANASADEKDEDVEENEAAEEESGDDDAEVADKDDEGDDDGESEASAKEPTPPPEPVIRRKRLGRPPKNRPPDWDNMVTVTKEEADTPRRRGRGGWRGRGGRKGGPAAPKAEQVIDAEGTVADIVDDECVLPEDPVGETKVDKLGNLLDGRDYRCRTFKVLGRGNRLYMLSTEPARCVGFRDSYLFFTKHRKLYKIIVDDDEKRDMIEREIIPHSYKGRSIGIVTARSVFREFGARIVVGGKRIVDDYAVTLAREEGAVEGQLADPEDHFIPGEPYNKNQYVAWHGASAVYHTNTPSIPVPSGKVESKKRKVNVNDTNWMLEHAREASAFNAGINAIRKLNNTGVYDIHTNTMQYPASMQPTVARIEQISPQDQAAAKADPAFPPCAPEDGQKLCSHRHLL